Proteins from a genomic interval of Sulfurimonas sp. HSL3-2:
- a CDS encoding copper-translocating P-type ATPase, producing the protein MNLKEPTACHDGSCEIGKTFYTCPMHPEIHQDHPGTCPKCGMALEKETQTVSTVKTQYTCPMHPEIIRDKPGTCPKCGMALESVTVEVEEENRELNDMSRRFWISLVFALPVFIVAMTADLAPALLPKSISMKEIQWFEFILSSPVVLWGGWPFFVRGWQSLQTWNLNMFTLISMGVATAWIYSIVALFMPHIFPALMQTNEGLVHVYFEAAAVITALVLLGQVLELKARSKTNSAIKTLLNLSPKRAHRIDAKGEEEEIALEAVEVGDTLRIKPGEKIPVDGVVIEGKSNVDESMITGEPVVVAKSEDDRLIGATLNTNGTLLMRAERVGSDTMLSQIVDMVAKAQRSRAPIQQLADTVSGYFVPAVVISAVLAFLGWYLFGPQPRLAYAIVAAVSVLIIACPCALGLATPISIMVGTGRAALSGILIKDAQTLETMEKVTTLVVDKTGTLTQGKPRLTNIKVVEGFDENEMLQYAASIEKVSEHPLAEAVVERATEAGLSLLHVGEFNSVTGKGIEGRIEGKKVVLGSEKFLESLDIATIEMSDNADLLRKEGKTVIFLAVENTLGAIFCIEDPIKESSKEAVKMLLDEGIKVVMLSGDNEQTANAVARRLNISEVYANILPEGKGEVIKKLQQGGAVVAMAGDGINDAPALAHADVGIAMGGGTDVAIESAGITLIKGDLMGIIKVIKLSRATMKNIRQNLFFAFVYNSIGIPVAAGLLYPYFGILLSPVIAATAMSFSSVSVITNALRLKNIKI; encoded by the coding sequence ATGAATTTAAAAGAACCTACAGCCTGTCATGACGGCAGTTGCGAGATCGGGAAGACATTTTATACCTGTCCGATGCATCCTGAAATACACCAAGATCATCCGGGGACATGCCCAAAGTGCGGTATGGCTTTGGAAAAAGAGACACAAACAGTTTCTACGGTAAAAACACAGTACACCTGTCCTATGCATCCCGAGATCATAAGAGACAAACCCGGAACCTGTCCAAAATGCGGTATGGCGCTCGAATCCGTAACGGTTGAAGTAGAAGAGGAAAACAGAGAACTAAACGATATGAGCCGCCGTTTTTGGATCAGTCTTGTTTTTGCTCTGCCTGTTTTCATTGTCGCTATGACAGCCGACCTGGCTCCTGCACTATTGCCGAAAAGTATCTCCATGAAAGAGATCCAATGGTTTGAATTTATCCTCTCTTCTCCCGTAGTCCTGTGGGGCGGATGGCCTTTTTTTGTCCGAGGATGGCAGTCGCTTCAGACATGGAATCTTAATATGTTCACACTAATCTCCATGGGTGTTGCAACGGCTTGGATATATAGTATAGTCGCACTTTTTATGCCTCATATCTTTCCTGCTCTGATGCAAACCAATGAGGGACTTGTGCATGTTTATTTTGAAGCTGCGGCAGTTATTACGGCTTTGGTGCTTCTAGGTCAGGTACTTGAACTAAAAGCGCGATCTAAGACCAATAGTGCCATCAAGACCCTTCTGAATCTTTCTCCAAAGCGGGCTCACCGCATAGATGCAAAGGGAGAAGAGGAAGAGATAGCTCTTGAAGCTGTTGAGGTAGGAGACACTTTAAGAATCAAGCCGGGTGAGAAGATTCCCGTGGACGGTGTCGTCATAGAGGGAAAAAGCAATGTCGATGAGTCGATGATCACGGGTGAACCCGTCGTAGTCGCTAAATCTGAAGATGACAGGCTCATAGGTGCGACACTCAATACAAACGGGACTCTGCTGATGCGGGCCGAGCGTGTAGGAAGCGATACGATGCTCTCACAAATAGTCGACATGGTGGCAAAGGCACAGCGCTCGCGTGCACCTATCCAGCAACTCGCAGACACGGTATCAGGCTACTTCGTGCCGGCAGTCGTTATATCTGCTGTATTGGCATTTTTAGGATGGTATCTTTTTGGACCCCAGCCGCGTCTGGCTTACGCTATTGTCGCTGCTGTCTCCGTGCTTATCATCGCTTGTCCCTGTGCTTTAGGTCTTGCAACACCCATTTCCATTATGGTCGGAACCGGACGTGCGGCACTTTCAGGGATACTCATAAAAGATGCACAGACTTTGGAAACAATGGAAAAAGTGACTACTTTAGTCGTTGACAAGACTGGGACTTTGACACAGGGGAAACCGCGCCTTACAAACATAAAAGTTGTAGAGGGATTTGATGAAAACGAGATGCTGCAATATGCCGCAAGTATTGAAAAAGTAAGTGAACACCCGTTAGCAGAAGCTGTAGTGGAGCGTGCAACAGAGGCCGGTCTGTCTCTTTTACATGTAGGCGAGTTTAATTCAGTTACAGGTAAAGGGATCGAGGGCAGGATAGAAGGTAAAAAAGTAGTTCTAGGAAGCGAAAAGTTTTTAGAGAGTCTGGACATCGCGACCATAGAGATGAGTGATAATGCGGACCTTTTACGTAAAGAGGGTAAAACGGTCATCTTTCTGGCTGTAGAGAACACTTTAGGTGCGATCTTTTGTATAGAAGACCCGATAAAAGAGAGTTCTAAAGAAGCGGTCAAGATGCTTTTGGATGAGGGCATAAAGGTAGTGATGTTAAGCGGGGACAATGAGCAGACGGCAAATGCCGTTGCAAGAAGATTAAATATCAGCGAGGTCTATGCCAACATACTTCCCGAGGGAAAAGGCGAGGTGATCAAAAAGCTTCAGCAGGGCGGCGCAGTCGTGGCAATGGCAGGAGACGGCATCAATGATGCTCCGGCGCTCGCCCATGCAGATGTAGGCATCGCTATGGGAGGCGGAACGGATGTCGCCATCGAGAGTGCAGGGATCACTCTGATAAAAGGGGACCTGATGGGTATCATCAAGGTGATAAAACTCAGCCGTGCGACGATGAAGAACATACGACAAAACCTCTTTTTTGCTTTTGTCTATAACAGTATCGGTATTCCTGTAGCAGCCGGCTTGCTCTATCCATATTTTGGGATACTCTTATCTCCGGTTATTGCGGCGACAGCTATGAGTTTCAGCTCGGTATCGGTCATCACAAATGCACTTCGATTAAAAAACATAAAGATATAG
- a CDS encoding TIGR01777 family oxidoreductase, which yields MKVAITGASGFVGSALQKEYPDVVYVHRNDSKELILQKLSCVDVVINLAGAPIIKKWSEEYKKVLMSSRIDTTKTLIEAINESDVKHFISTSAVGIYPDNAICDERCSTIADDFLGDLAAKWEAVAFTCNKPTTVLRFGIILGKEGGALKQMLTPFRLGVGGVIGSGKAMMSWISIVDLVNIYKFIIDNKLTGIYNATAPQPVSNRVFTKALGKALYRPTIFPLPEFVLKVMYGEAASVITGSKEIYPASLQSAGYKFIHPDIDTALQELLR from the coding sequence ATGAAAGTAGCGATAACAGGAGCAAGTGGGTTTGTCGGCAGTGCTTTACAGAAGGAGTATCCGGATGTCGTGTATGTACACAGAAACGACAGTAAAGAACTCATATTGCAAAAGCTGAGCTGTGTCGATGTCGTTATCAATCTAGCCGGTGCTCCCATCATAAAAAAGTGGAGTGAAGAGTATAAAAAAGTCTTGATGAGCAGCCGTATCGATACGACCAAAACACTCATAGAAGCGATCAATGAAAGCGATGTAAAGCATTTTATATCGACATCGGCAGTCGGTATATATCCCGACAATGCTATCTGTGATGAGAGGTGTTCTACAATTGCCGATGATTTTCTCGGGGATCTGGCTGCAAAGTGGGAAGCTGTCGCTTTTACATGTAACAAACCTACGACGGTACTGAGATTTGGGATCATACTTGGGAAAGAGGGCGGTGCATTAAAACAGATGCTGACACCGTTTCGTCTTGGAGTCGGCGGAGTCATAGGCAGCGGAAAAGCAATGATGAGCTGGATAAGCATTGTTGATCTTGTCAATATATATAAGTTTATCATCGATAATAAACTGACGGGGATCTATAATGCGACCGCACCGCAGCCGGTTTCTAACCGTGTATTTACAAAAGCACTCGGTAAGGCACTTTATCGTCCAACGATATTTCCGCTTCCCGAGTTTGTCTTAAAAGTTATGTACGGCGAAGCGGCAAGTGTCATAACCGGCTCAAAAGAGATATATCCCGCATCGCTTCAAAGTGCAGGATATAAGTTTATCCATCCCGATATCGACACTGCATTACAAGAGCTTCTAAGATAG
- a CDS encoding DUF523 and DUF1722 domain-containing protein: MNIAVSGCLLGEKVRYDGGDKRDSFIADELGKYAEFTPFCPETIVFGTPRPSVRLVTFQEQIKVLRNCDLVDVTKELEKGVREEVNRLKILELTGIIFKSRSPSCGLGTTPTYQENGLEEGKSYGLFAKACRDEYPLLPMEEEGRLCDPEVRENFVMQLFAYDAFETFKKASPKMKELVAFHTRYKFLLQAKDEKDYRELGNVTANREGLEFGELFQKYEHLFKTAISKKSSIKSIRNVLEHMAGFLKNELSTSEKATLHKQIEEYAQKRIPLIMPLNTLYQYAKKYEVDYLLEQVFLQPYPHNLALYSYLEGLNEDTLV; encoded by the coding sequence ATGAATATAGCCGTATCAGGGTGTCTGCTTGGAGAGAAGGTCCGTTATGACGGCGGTGATAAGCGTGATAGTTTCATAGCCGATGAGCTTGGAAAATATGCCGAGTTTACACCATTTTGTCCCGAAACGATCGTTTTTGGTACTCCGAGACCTTCAGTCAGACTTGTCACTTTCCAAGAGCAGATAAAAGTACTTAGGAACTGTGACCTAGTAGATGTTACAAAAGAGCTTGAAAAAGGCGTCAGAGAAGAGGTAAATCGCCTAAAAATTCTAGAACTGACAGGCATCATCTTTAAATCCAGGTCACCAAGCTGCGGTCTAGGCACAACACCGACGTATCAAGAAAACGGTCTGGAAGAGGGGAAAAGTTACGGACTTTTTGCAAAAGCGTGCAGGGATGAGTATCCACTTTTGCCGATGGAGGAGGAGGGCCGTTTATGCGATCCTGAGGTTCGAGAAAACTTTGTGATGCAGCTTTTTGCCTACGATGCGTTTGAGACATTTAAAAAAGCATCTCCAAAGATGAAAGAACTTGTCGCATTTCACACAAGATATAAGTTCCTGCTTCAGGCAAAAGATGAAAAGGACTATAGAGAGCTCGGTAATGTGACTGCTAACCGTGAAGGTTTGGAGTTTGGCGAACTTTTTCAAAAGTATGAGCATCTTTTTAAGACAGCCATCTCAAAAAAAAGCTCCATAAAGTCTATACGAAACGTATTGGAGCATATGGCGGGATTTTTAAAAAATGAATTGAGCACAAGTGAGAAAGCGACTTTGCATAAACAGATAGAAGAGTATGCTCAAAAGAGAATTCCGCTTATTATGCCGCTGAACACATTGTATCAATATGCTAAAAAGTATGAGGTCGACTATCTGCTGGAACAGGTTTTTTTACAGCCGTATCCTCATAATCTGGCACTTTATTCATATTTGGAAGGTTTAAATGAAGATACTTTGGTTTAG
- a CDS encoding methyl-accepting chemotaxis protein — protein sequence MLTQTSIKQRLMILAILTFSGIALMYLISAFKESEMKSFHRVNSDLYKLQLYILQERRNEKDFILRNNTKYSDKFNVTFKELLKHVESMKEDLSNVGISEVEMESLDTIIQDYGKAFTEYVDMSKEIGLSEKEGLRGKMRNAVHNVEATAKSIHDDSLNAKMLQLRRNEKDFLLRKDEKYIKKHAVNTQKCLDYIDTMKIDKTLRSELLNNMNTYTQSFQEITNAFATLGFNEKLGIQGAMRATIHKTESILDNLLKESNEKMNSRIDKVGYIYHVSILVLLISIAALGLFIVNSIIGPMRKVTEQISKNQNDLTVQYKYDYNDEILKMVNALNLFMKRLGETVHTSKQTSLENVTVANELSVTSMNIGKNIEKSSNIINKTSQEAHVIQNDLSDTLAKSEYVMNEIQNTSKNINDVSKEYASLIGKIQSTAEVEVNLAEKLNHLSSDAEQVKDILSIISDIADQTNLLALNAAIEAARAGEHGRGFAVVADEVRKLAERTQKSLTEIQASVNLIVQNIVDSAGEMNKNATVIEEMLVVSNDVNKKMISSTESMTNTLVLVQESAASTKETGSKIQNMITDIVAVNEVSMENTRSIEEIAAATEHLSSMTEELNTKLEQFKT from the coding sequence ATGTTAACACAAACAAGTATTAAACAGCGTTTAATGATATTGGCTATCCTTACCTTTTCGGGGATAGCATTGATGTATCTGATATCGGCCTTTAAAGAGTCCGAGATGAAAAGCTTTCATCGTGTAAACTCCGATCTGTACAAACTTCAGCTGTATATTCTTCAGGAAAGAAGAAACGAAAAAGATTTTATACTCCGTAACAATACAAAATACTCGGACAAGTTCAATGTGACTTTTAAAGAGCTTCTAAAGCATGTAGAAAGCATGAAAGAGGATCTTTCTAATGTCGGTATCAGTGAAGTGGAGATGGAGAGTTTAGATACGATTATTCAAGATTACGGCAAAGCATTTACCGAATATGTAGATATGAGTAAAGAGATAGGACTAAGTGAGAAAGAAGGCTTACGAGGGAAAATGCGGAATGCGGTTCATAATGTAGAAGCAACTGCAAAAAGTATACATGACGACTCTTTAAATGCGAAGATGCTTCAACTAAGACGTAACGAAAAAGATTTTTTATTGCGCAAAGATGAAAAATACATCAAAAAACATGCAGTTAATACACAAAAATGTCTTGATTACATAGATACAATGAAAATAGACAAAACTCTGAGAAGTGAACTTTTAAACAATATGAACACTTACACACAGAGCTTTCAAGAGATCACAAATGCTTTTGCAACACTTGGATTTAATGAAAAGCTGGGGATTCAAGGGGCAATGCGGGCAACGATACATAAAACTGAATCCATTCTAGACAATCTTTTAAAAGAATCCAACGAAAAAATGAACAGTAGAATAGATAAAGTCGGCTACATATATCATGTAAGTATACTAGTATTATTGATATCAATCGCAGCACTGGGATTATTCATTGTGAATTCTATTATAGGACCGATGAGAAAAGTGACTGAACAGATCTCAAAAAATCAAAATGACCTGACGGTTCAATATAAATATGATTATAATGATGAGATACTCAAAATGGTAAATGCATTAAATCTCTTTATGAAACGTCTCGGCGAGACAGTTCATACTTCCAAACAGACGAGTCTTGAGAATGTAACTGTTGCCAACGAACTCTCCGTAACATCAATGAATATCGGAAAAAACATTGAAAAATCATCGAATATAATCAATAAGACGTCGCAAGAAGCACATGTCATTCAAAACGACCTTAGCGACACTTTGGCAAAAAGTGAATATGTGATGAATGAGATCCAAAACACTTCAAAAAATATAAACGATGTCTCAAAAGAGTATGCATCACTTATAGGAAAAATCCAATCAACTGCTGAAGTAGAAGTAAATCTTGCGGAAAAACTCAACCACCTCTCAAGCGATGCAGAGCAGGTAAAAGATATCTTATCGATCATCAGTGACATAGCAGACCAGACAAATCTTCTTGCACTCAATGCGGCAATAGAAGCAGCACGTGCAGGTGAACATGGTCGCGGATTTGCCGTTGTCGCGGATGAAGTAAGAAAACTCGCAGAAAGAACACAAAAAAGTCTGACAGAGATACAAGCATCCGTAAACCTCATCGTACAAAATATCGTAGACAGTGCCGGAGAGATGAACAAAAATGCAACGGTTATCGAAGAGATGCTGGTAGTATCGAATGACGTAAACAAAAAAATGATCAGCTCTACAGAGAGTATGACAAATACTCTTGTATTAGTCCAAGAGTCTGCTGCAAGCACAAAAGAAACAGGAAGTAAAATACAGAATATGATAACGGATATCGTGGCTGTCAACGAAGTCTCTATGGAAAATACACGCAGTATAGAAGAGATCGCCGCTGCGACTGAACATCTCTCTTCTATGACAGAAGAGTTAAATACAAAACTGGAGCAGTTTAAGACATAA
- the dapE gene encoding succinyl-diaminopimelate desuccinylase — MNIIELFKFLIRSKSETPDDGGILEFVENYLEGFTAVRVDKNEVKNLFIYKKFGQGKHLCFAGHVDVVPAGSGWDTDPYEAVEKEGYIYGRGTQDMKSGVAAFLQAVKETTDFDGTLSLLLTSDEEGPAKHGTVEVLRYLQENDLMPDSCVVAEPTCEQVFGDAIKVGRRGSINGLIKVKGKQGHAAYPEKGINPIHQIAKVLDKVAGIDLDNGDEYFAPSKFVVTDIRAGMQVTNVTPNSLEMMFNVRNSTKTTTKEIEAFVAEHFKEMDYTLTLDQSAHPFVTDSDTKIVKDIDAAIKEITGVKTKYSTAGGTSDARFIAPCGVDVIEFGVKNDTIHSINERTTAKEVEDLYKVFKRLIEIH, encoded by the coding sequence ATGAATATCATAGAACTTTTTAAATTTTTAATTCGCTCAAAGAGCGAGACCCCGGACGACGGCGGAATACTGGAATTCGTAGAAAACTACCTTGAGGGTTTCACGGCAGTGAGAGTAGATAAGAATGAGGTCAAAAACCTTTTTATCTATAAGAAGTTCGGTCAGGGAAAACATCTTTGTTTTGCGGGACATGTCGATGTCGTACCGGCAGGCAGCGGATGGGACACGGATCCTTATGAAGCCGTTGAAAAAGAGGGTTACATCTACGGACGCGGAACGCAGGATATGAAAAGCGGTGTTGCAGCATTTTTGCAGGCCGTAAAAGAGACGACTGATTTTGACGGAACATTGTCGCTTCTTCTGACTTCTGATGAAGAGGGCCCCGCAAAGCACGGGACTGTTGAGGTATTGAGATACTTACAAGAGAATGATCTGATGCCGGACAGCTGTGTCGTAGCAGAGCCTACATGTGAACAGGTGTTCGGAGATGCCATCAAAGTAGGGCGTCGCGGTTCTATCAACGGGCTTATCAAGGTTAAAGGAAAGCAGGGACATGCTGCTTACCCTGAAAAAGGGATCAACCCGATCCATCAGATAGCAAAAGTACTGGATAAGGTGGCGGGCATAGACCTTGATAACGGAGATGAATATTTCGCACCGAGCAAGTTCGTCGTGACGGACATAAGAGCCGGGATGCAGGTGACAAACGTGACTCCGAACTCTTTGGAGATGATGTTCAACGTCAGAAACTCCACAAAGACGACGACAAAAGAGATAGAGGCGTTTGTAGCAGAACATTTTAAAGAGATGGACTATACGCTGACACTCGATCAGAGCGCACACCCTTTTGTCACGGACTCCGATACGAAGATAGTAAAAGATATCGATGCGGCGATAAAAGAGATAACGGGAGTGAAGACGAAATACTCGACTGCAGGCGGGACAAGTGATGCAAGATTCATCGCTCCATGCGGTGTGGATGTTATAGAATTCGGTGTGAAAAATGATACAATTCACTCCATAAATGAGAGAACGACAGCAAAAGAGGTCGAAGATCTCTACAAAGTCTTTAAAAGACTCATTGAAATTCATTAA
- a CDS encoding RidA family protein, with protein MQYVQTDKAPSAIGPYSQAVVANGVVYTSGQIALTPEGVMLEDDVVVQTKQVLKNLTAVLQAAGSDLDRVIKTTIFLSSMDDFVTVNEIYAEAFGSHKPARSTVAVKTLPKNALVEIDAIALIK; from the coding sequence ATGCAATACGTACAAACAGATAAAGCACCATCGGCGATCGGACCATACTCACAAGCAGTAGTGGCAAACGGAGTGGTATATACATCAGGGCAGATAGCGTTGACGCCAGAGGGTGTGATGTTAGAAGATGATGTCGTCGTTCAGACAAAACAGGTGCTAAAAAACCTTACAGCGGTACTTCAAGCTGCGGGAAGCGACTTGGACAGAGTGATCAAGACGACGATCTTTTTAAGCTCTATGGATGATTTCGTCACTGTTAATGAGATCTATGCAGAGGCGTTCGGTTCTCATAAACCTGCACGTTCTACTGTAGCAGTAAAAACGCTTCCTAAAAATGCTTTAGTGGAGATAGACGCTATCGCTCTTATCAAATAA
- a CDS encoding deoxyribodipyrimidine photo-lyase, with the protein MKILWFRRDLRVEDNPLLSVEGVVLPIFVFDADILQTLDLSDRRVSFIFDSVMKLKRKLKSMGLDLAVFFAKPKEVFSYLSQFSPTEVVASGDYDSYAVQRDMEVSQILPFRYIYDTYIFEPEEILKSDGTPYVVFSAFYNKAKEIFAAKHLQEHHRGENYMFQFNCDKLYHLSESNLFLMQLVIESFGFRRVSYEIEPLDALLDELPKKLNGYEHDRDFVSLDATSHLSVHLRFGTLGIRELLRFLIMCMKEGIETEAFFRQLVFRDFYAYLLYHFPYLEWENFRYPFKGIEDEKRYRGFCEARTGVPLVDAGVRELIATGKMHNRVRMVCASFFTKDLLLPWQWGEKFFAKHLFDYDAASNILSWQWSSGTGVDPQPYFRIFNPYLQAKKFDSDALYIKRWIKELENFDVKDINNEDFLLQTNIKGYPRPLVEHKKASMEAKNYFDECLKS; encoded by the coding sequence ATGAAGATACTTTGGTTTAGAAGAGATCTAAGAGTGGAAGATAATCCACTTTTATCGGTAGAGGGAGTCGTCTTGCCTATCTTTGTCTTCGATGCGGATATATTGCAAACGCTTGATCTAAGCGACAGACGGGTGAGTTTTATCTTTGACAGCGTGATGAAGCTCAAGAGGAAGTTGAAGTCGATGGGGCTTGACCTGGCTGTGTTCTTTGCAAAACCAAAAGAGGTGTTCTCTTACCTAAGCCAGTTTTCTCCCACAGAAGTAGTGGCTTCTGGAGATTACGACTCTTACGCAGTCCAACGCGATATGGAAGTATCGCAAATACTTCCATTTAGATATATCTACGACACCTATATTTTTGAACCCGAAGAGATACTAAAGAGTGATGGTACACCTTATGTTGTCTTTTCGGCATTTTATAATAAAGCAAAAGAGATATTTGCCGCTAAGCATCTGCAGGAACATCATAGAGGTGAGAACTATATGTTTCAATTTAACTGCGACAAGCTCTATCATCTCAGCGAATCAAATCTTTTTTTGATGCAGCTTGTCATAGAATCGTTTGGATTTAGAAGAGTATCTTACGAGATCGAGCCGCTTGATGCTCTTTTGGATGAACTGCCGAAAAAACTGAACGGCTATGAGCATGACCGTGATTTTGTGTCTCTTGATGCGACCTCACATCTGAGCGTGCATCTTCGTTTTGGAACGCTGGGTATACGGGAACTGCTGCGTTTTTTGATCATGTGTATGAAAGAGGGGATCGAGACAGAGGCATTTTTCAGACAGCTTGTATTTCGCGATTTTTACGCATATCTTCTTTACCATTTTCCGTATCTGGAATGGGAGAACTTCCGTTATCCGTTTAAAGGCATCGAAGATGAGAAGAGATACAGAGGTTTTTGCGAAGCAAGAACAGGTGTGCCCCTTGTCGATGCAGGTGTAAGAGAACTGATTGCGACGGGTAAGATGCATAACCGCGTGAGGATGGTATGTGCTTCATTCTTTACAAAAGACCTGCTTTTACCGTGGCAGTGGGGAGAGAAGTTTTTTGCAAAGCATCTTTTTGATTATGATGCAGCGTCAAACATCCTTTCATGGCAGTGGAGCAGCGGCACGGGAGTCGATCCACAACCCTATTTTAGAATATTCAATCCCTATCTTCAAGCGAAAAAGTTTGATAGTGATGCTTTGTATATAAAAAGATGGATCAAGGAGCTTGAAAATTTTGATGTAAAAGATATTAACAATGAGGATTTTCTTTTACAAACGAATATAAAAGGGTATCCCAGACCTTTAGTAGAACACAAAAAAGCTTCTATGGAAGCAAAAAACTATTTTGATGAATGTTTGAAGTCTTAA